Below is a window of Cytobacillus firmus DNA.
AATGATATTCGTGCTGATTAAGCTTACTATTTCCTGCCCTCTTCTGCTTAGCTCATCTGGCGCCAGCATAAGCAGGAGGTTTTTCATTGCCACTTCTTTTCCGTCCATTCCCTTTACCAGGCAAGGGTTTGGCAGATGGGCAATTTGAAAAATAAGCTTACGGACGTTTTGACTACGCGCGTGAAAGAGAGCCATATTCGTTTCAGGAATGCCCAGGCCTCCTTTTTGTTCCCGCTCCTTTAATGATTGAAGCACATCTTCAGGATTTGTCAGCAGCTGATCTCCTTCTGCATTCGACAGCATTCTTGCGAGAATCTGCTCCTGGCCTGCTTCACCACTCATCCGGTAAAACCGGAAGTTATGAATCAGAGACTGGATGCTCTCTTGAATATCGCTAATTTCCTCAAGCATGGAGCCTAATGAGACTGGATGCTGGTGACCGCCCTCCATCAATTCCTGGTACTGCTTCCCTTTTGTAAAGCTTTCAATGTTTTTCTTCAGGTAATTTTTTATCGTGAGTATGTTTTCTTCACTTAAGAGCGGGTTCACCAAAATATACTCTGCATGGATAAAAGGCAGTCTGACAGTAGAAAGAATTAAATCATATTCCTTCAGATCGGCACCCTCTGACATTTCCTTAATCGATTTGATTTCGATGACATCAATTTCAGCCACCTCTTTTTTCAGCCTGCTTCTCAGCATTTTGGAGGTGCCGATGCCTGTCGGACAAATGAGAAGCGCCTTTATGGAAAGATTCTCTTCCTGCATCACAAGGGCCGAACCGAAATGAAGGACGATAAACGCAATCTCATCATCGGAAAATTGTTCAATATCCGTAAACTCATCTTCAAGACTATTTTTCACAGCCATGAACAGAACCGGATATTTACGCTTGATTTCCTCTCGAAGCGGGTTATAGGACTCCATATTCTGCTTGATCCGGTATAGAGATGGCTCCATATGGGCGAGCAGTCCCTGAAATAAGGAAAAATCCTTGTTCAAATCCACATGGAGCTGTTCCGAAACTGATTTAATCACGTTCCTGATCATTTGGGCGAGTACTATGCTGTCGTACGGAAAAGCCTCCGTCCCGCTCCATTTGGTGCCTTTAAGTATACGAGCCAGGTAGTGGATATCCCCCTCTGAAAAATCACAGTCAAATGTCTGTCCGAGCCTGCTTGTGACCTCCTGGATCAATCCGTATTCAACGGTAACCTCTGTCTCCGTAAGATCCATCCGTTCCACAGGAAACCCGCTGAGTGCCCTTTTTAGTGTTATGCACGTATGCAGCACAATCTCCAGATATCCGCTATCGGCAAACCGGGCAGGTGCGCCCTTAAATACAGTCTGAATGATGATGTTAACATGGCGGAGATCATCTGCTTCAAAGTAATGCAGTATCCTGTCTTCACCGAGCTTCCCTTTGTCCAGCAAAAATAATTTCTCAATTAATTCTTCATTAAAGTATTGAAGGAGAAAATGGGCAAGCGCTATTCTTTTATTTGCTTCCGTTCCGTGAAGTTCTACGCCGACCCCACGCTTTCTCGTCAAGCTCACCTGGAAACGGGATAGCCATTCAGCAAGTTCGTCCAGGTAGGCTGTCAAAGTTGCCGTGCTGATGCCGAGGTACCCGGCAAGCACCTGAGTCTTATATACGTCTTCTTCAAGAATAGCCAAAAGAAGGCGCAGCTTCTTTTCCTGAGGAAGCTCATCGATCGGTTCACTGCTGGTCAAATGCTGGATCAACCGGAAAATCTGCTCATTTTTCCCTTCAATGGCAAGTCCCTGATTTACATTTCGGGTTAAGGTCAGTCCGAACTCACTGACAATTTTCTCAACTGCCTTTAAGTCCCTCTGAATCGTTCTTGCACTGACATTTAATGAAGAAGCAATCGACAATGCCGTGTGTTTGCCCGATGTTTTTATAATGAATTCAATAATGGCTTTTTCCCTCGATGTAATATACATGAGATCAGCTCATTTCTACAATTAATGACATAAAAGGTTACAAAAACACTGAATAGAAAAGCGCATTAGAACGCTTTTCTATTCGTAAAGTTATTTCTTGCCGATAATATCCATGATGGTCTCTACAGATTCAGCAGAAGCCAGTTTCTCGATATTATCCATGTCAGAACATGTTACCGCGATGCCTGATAAGATTTCAAGATGTGTGCCGTCTTTCCCTGCAATTCCGAAGATCAGACGGACCTTTTGGCCATCAAAATCTACGCCATTTGGCACCTGGATAACAGTAAAGCCGGATTTGATGACAGCCTTTTTCGCCTCTTCCGTTCCATGAGGGATTGCTACATCATTCCCCATATAAGTCGATGTGATGTTATCACGTTCAATCATCGCTTCAATATAGCTCTCTTCCACATAGCCTGCATCCACAAGCACTCTTCCGGCAAAGCGGATTGCTTTATCCTTATCCGCAAACTCTTTGTTCAGGAAAATATTTTCCGGACGCAATAAGTCGTCTTCATGTGCCATTTCCTCATCCGTCATATCAGGAACATTCTCTTCTGCTCCTTCAACGATTTCGTACAGCTCCGAGTTAGCCGGGAACTGCAGTGCGTCAATCAGCTTGTCATACTCCGGACTTGATAGGAAATTATCAACCGATACATGGAATGCGTTCGGCACTTTCTGGCGTGCCCTTGGTGTCAGTTCTTCCTGTGTAATGACGATCCCGGCATCTGCAGGAAGATTCGAGATTGCTGTATTCGTAACTGCAATGTCCATGCCTGCTTCCTTCACCTTTTTGCGAAGCAGTGAGGCACCCATGGCACTTGAGCCCATACCCGCATCACAGGCAAAATAAATTTTAGATACGTTATCAGGCATTGCAGCCTTTTCACCTTCTAATACGTTAGAA
It encodes the following:
- a CDS encoding BglG family transcription antiterminator, giving the protein MYITSREKAIIEFIIKTSGKHTALSIASSLNVSARTIQRDLKAVEKIVSEFGLTLTRNVNQGLAIEGKNEQIFRLIQHLTSSEPIDELPQEKKLRLLLAILEEDVYKTQVLAGYLGISTATLTAYLDELAEWLSRFQVSLTRKRGVGVELHGTEANKRIALAHFLLQYFNEELIEKLFLLDKGKLGEDRILHYFEADDLRHVNIIIQTVFKGAPARFADSGYLEIVLHTCITLKRALSGFPVERMDLTETEVTVEYGLIQEVTSRLGQTFDCDFSEGDIHYLARILKGTKWSGTEAFPYDSIVLAQMIRNVIKSVSEQLHVDLNKDFSLFQGLLAHMEPSLYRIKQNMESYNPLREEIKRKYPVLFMAVKNSLEDEFTDIEQFSDDEIAFIVLHFGSALVMQEENLSIKALLICPTGIGTSKMLRSRLKKEVAEIDVIEIKSIKEMSEGADLKEYDLILSTVRLPFIHAEYILVNPLLSEENILTIKNYLKKNIESFTKGKQYQELMEGGHQHPVSLGSMLEEISDIQESIQSLIHNFRFYRMSGEAGQEQILARMLSNAEGDQLLTNPEDVLQSLKEREQKGGLGIPETNMALFHARSQNVRKLIFQIAHLPNPCLVKGMDGKEVAMKNLLLMLAPDELSRRGQEIVSLISTNIIETEESILLFSSANEDMIFKKLESIFTEYLQSHFKINR